Proteins encoded within one genomic window of Bacillus sp. F19:
- a CDS encoding DegV family protein — MTKVKIVTDSTGDLSHDMIEKYDIKVVPLTIVIDNESYLDRVDIGPEEFIKKMKEADELPKSSQPPVGKFAQVYDELGADGSSIISIHMTGGMSGTVRSAESAAGMTDADVTVIDSMFISRALAFQVIEAAKMAQAGASKQEILERIEHIRKNSQLFVTVDTLENLVKGGRIGRGKAMIGSLLNIKPIASLADGVYTPVTKVRSHSQIVKFLVKQFAEDVKNKTVKAVGIVHADSLALATNLKNALLEMNADYPIEIYYTTPVISTHTGPGAIGFMYFAE; from the coding sequence TTGACAAAGGTTAAAATTGTGACTGATTCCACAGGAGATCTAAGTCATGACATGATCGAAAAATACGATATTAAAGTAGTTCCGCTGACGATCGTGATAGACAATGAGTCTTATCTTGACCGTGTGGACATAGGGCCGGAAGAATTTATAAAAAAAATGAAAGAAGCGGACGAGCTTCCCAAAAGCTCTCAGCCGCCTGTTGGAAAGTTTGCACAAGTTTACGATGAACTCGGTGCAGACGGCAGCAGTATCATTTCTATACATATGACCGGGGGCATGAGCGGCACCGTTCGTTCAGCCGAAAGTGCAGCGGGCATGACAGATGCAGATGTTACCGTAATCGACTCCATGTTTATTTCAAGGGCACTGGCCTTTCAAGTGATTGAAGCTGCAAAAATGGCCCAGGCAGGTGCCTCCAAACAGGAAATTCTCGAACGGATTGAACACATTCGCAAAAACAGCCAGCTTTTCGTAACGGTAGATACACTTGAAAACCTGGTGAAAGGCGGCAGAATCGGCAGAGGCAAAGCGATGATTGGCTCACTTCTTAATATCAAGCCGATTGCTTCGCTTGCAGATGGCGTTTATACCCCTGTCACAAAGGTGCGGAGCCACTCACAAATTGTGAAATTTCTCGTCAAACAGTTCGCTGAAGATGTGAAAAACAAAACAGTAAAAGCTGTTGGCATCGTGCATGCAGATTCATTAGCGCTTGCAACAAACTTAAAAAATGCTCTCCTCGAAATGAATGCAGACTATCCAATTGAGATATACTACACAACGCCTGTTATTTCAACACATACTGGTCCAGGTGCCATAGGATTTATGTATTTTGCTGAATAG
- a CDS encoding YpmP family protein, producing MLFKSLEFKLLNGHKVKITDIPVLEEDNQYRFLVQIRLQTFLSKITAQNHPNDIYSFRDYLKKSIKWPDYEAIYQPDILKHNA from the coding sequence TTGTTATTCAAGAGCCTAGAGTTCAAGCTGTTAAATGGACATAAGGTAAAAATCACAGACATTCCAGTATTGGAGGAAGATAATCAATACCGATTTCTCGTTCAAATCCGACTGCAGACGTTTTTATCAAAGATCACAGCACAGAACCATCCAAACGATATTTATTCGTTCAGGGATTACTTGAAAAAATCAATAAAGTGGCCAGATTATGAAGCCATTTATCAACCTGACATTTTAAAACATAACGCGTAG
- the ilvA gene encoding threonine ammonia-lyase IlvA, translated as MKQMMNLEPAIHVADILKAHHLLKDVVIHTPLQKDERLSEKYDCSVYLKREDLQIVRSFKLRGAYNKIKQLTKEETVNGIVCASAGNHAQGVAYSCKQLNIHGKIFMPSTTPRQKVSQVELFGRGHIEIILTGDTFDDSYKKARECSESENRAFIHPFDDLEVIAGQGTIAIEILNDCDAELDYVFASIGGGGLISGIGTYFKQVSPGTKVIGVEPEGAPSFAESITAGEVVELENIDKFVDGAAVKRIGDHNFSICRQTVDDHILVPEGKVCTTILSLYNENAIVAEPAGALPIAALDFYRDEIKGKNIVCIVSGGNNDIGRMQEMKERSLMYEGLQHYFIVNFPQRAGALREFLDEVLGPNDDISRFEYTKKNNRDSGPAFVGIELKNKEDYTGLLNRMQRKGFPFTEVKKDSSLFHLFI; from the coding sequence ATGAAACAAATGATGAATCTTGAACCCGCCATTCATGTGGCAGACATCTTAAAGGCGCACCATTTGTTAAAAGATGTTGTCATTCATACACCTCTTCAAAAAGATGAACGCCTTTCTGAAAAATATGATTGCAGCGTCTATTTGAAAAGAGAAGATCTTCAGATAGTACGTTCTTTCAAATTAAGAGGCGCCTATAACAAAATTAAACAGCTGACAAAAGAAGAAACCGTTAATGGCATTGTTTGTGCCAGCGCCGGGAATCATGCGCAGGGGGTAGCCTATTCTTGCAAGCAATTGAATATTCACGGCAAAATCTTTATGCCATCCACAACCCCTAGACAAAAAGTATCCCAGGTAGAGCTTTTCGGACGAGGGCATATTGAGATTATACTTACTGGCGACACGTTTGATGATTCATATAAAAAGGCAAGAGAATGCAGCGAGTCAGAGAATAGGGCCTTTATTCATCCATTTGATGATTTAGAGGTCATCGCCGGACAGGGAACGATTGCCATTGAAATTCTTAATGACTGCGATGCAGAGCTTGATTACGTATTTGCAAGTATTGGAGGAGGAGGACTGATATCAGGTATCGGGACTTATTTTAAACAAGTTTCCCCGGGTACAAAGGTCATTGGAGTTGAACCAGAGGGGGCACCTTCTTTTGCGGAATCGATTACAGCCGGAGAAGTGGTGGAGCTTGAAAATATTGATAAATTTGTGGACGGAGCAGCAGTGAAGCGGATTGGAGATCACAATTTTTCGATTTGCAGACAGACTGTAGATGATCATATCCTTGTGCCGGAGGGAAAAGTTTGCACCACGATTTTAAGCCTGTACAATGAGAATGCAATTGTTGCCGAGCCTGCAGGTGCTCTTCCAATCGCTGCCCTTGATTTTTACAGAGACGAAATCAAGGGGAAAAACATTGTCTGTATTGTGAGCGGAGGGAATAATGACATTGGCCGCATGCAGGAAATGAAAGAGCGCTCGCTGATGTATGAAGGGCTGCAGCACTATTTTATTGTGAATTTTCCTCAGCGCGCCGGCGCACTTAGAGAATTTCTCGATGAAGTGCTCGGTCCAAACGATGACATTTCCAGATTTGAATATACGAAAAAGAACAATCGCGACAGCGGACCTGCATTTGTTGGAATTGAGCTGAAAAACAAAGAGGACTACACGGGTTTGCTGAATAGAATGCAGCGAAAAGGTTTTCCATTTACTGAAGTGAAAAAAGACAGCAGTTTATTTCATCTTTTCATCTGA
- a CDS encoding sigma 54-interacting transcriptional regulator, producing the protein MGDHPLFIEKKYIAKKLAKADLPIIIEGSTGTGKQLFANAIHNGSERAQKPFAAINCSTYSEDVLEYELFGNEHENKQGLFEKADGGTVFLKEISDLSMKLQAQLLRVLQDKQVQRIGSSKPGMVDVRIIASSTVHLKALIDEGSLREDFYYYLNVLKLTLPSLNERSSDIPILSASFIKQRGQDVRMDKTVLDILTKYQWPGNVLELKNTIDYLLTVCDGRSIQLHDLPKEPFMSQESAKQKKEPKNQKDKPLTLMDKQEYLFILECIRSSNEEGEPASRRMISDSSKNSRHPLTPQQVRHRLDFLEKNDYVTKGRGRAGTKITLEGLDFLQSLTENLQTINKEAAQNGVLD; encoded by the coding sequence ATTGGAGACCATCCACTTTTCATTGAAAAAAAATATATAGCTAAAAAGCTCGCAAAAGCAGATTTGCCGATAATTATCGAAGGTTCAACCGGAACCGGCAAGCAACTGTTTGCGAATGCCATCCATAATGGGTCAGAGCGGGCACAAAAGCCGTTTGCGGCAATAAACTGCAGTACATATTCAGAAGATGTCCTTGAATATGAACTTTTCGGCAATGAACACGAAAATAAACAAGGGCTTTTTGAAAAAGCTGATGGCGGAACTGTTTTTCTTAAAGAAATTTCAGACCTGAGTATGAAACTTCAGGCGCAATTGCTTCGTGTTCTGCAGGATAAACAAGTGCAGAGAATTGGATCCTCAAAGCCTGGTATGGTGGATGTACGAATTATTGCCTCATCAACCGTTCATTTAAAAGCGTTAATTGATGAAGGGAGCCTGCGCGAAGACTTCTACTATTATCTTAACGTATTGAAGCTGACGCTGCCGTCTTTAAACGAACGGAGCAGCGATATTCCTATCCTGTCCGCTTCATTTATAAAGCAGCGGGGCCAGGACGTCCGCATGGATAAAACGGTTTTGGACATTCTAACGAAATATCAATGGCCTGGAAATGTGCTGGAACTTAAGAATACTATTGATTATTTACTAACAGTCTGTGACGGCCGTTCCATTCAGCTGCACGATCTTCCTAAAGAACCATTTATGTCGCAGGAGTCTGCCAAACAGAAAAAAGAACCAAAAAATCAAAAGGATAAGCCGTTGACTCTAATGGACAAACAAGAATATCTTTTTATTCTGGAATGCATCCGTTCAAGCAATGAGGAAGGGGAGCCTGCAAGCCGAAGAATGATCTCTGACAGCAGCAAGAATTCGCGTCACCCTCTAACCCCTCAGCAGGTTAGGCATCGACTCGATTTCCTAGAGAAAAATGATTATGTGACAAAAGGACGGGGGCGTGCGGGAACGAAAATTACACTTGAAGGCCTGGATTTTCTTCAGTCCTTAACGGAAAATCTTCAAACGATAAATAAGGAGGCAGCGCAAAATGGAGTACTCGATTAA
- a CDS encoding hemolysin III family protein, whose protein sequence is MEYSIKEEIANAITHGIGVLLSIPALVYLIIFASKYGDAWHIVSFSIFGATMILLYLFSTLLHAIPHRKAKDVFEILDHSAIYLLIAGTYTPFLLVPLRGTLGFTLLGIVWGLAIAGIVLKIFFVKKFVILSTLAYILMGWLIIIAIKPLYAFLSPEGFALLLTGGLLYTIGAIFYVWRKIPYHHAIWHGFVLAGSAAMFFCVLFYIPDVPFI, encoded by the coding sequence ATGGAGTACTCGATTAAAGAAGAAATTGCAAACGCCATAACACATGGGATTGGTGTCCTGCTAAGTATACCCGCACTGGTCTATCTTATCATCTTTGCCTCAAAGTACGGTGACGCCTGGCATATAGTCAGCTTTTCAATCTTTGGCGCAACCATGATCCTTTTATATCTTTTTTCAACCTTGCTGCACGCAATTCCTCACCGCAAGGCAAAGGATGTTTTTGAAATTCTGGATCATTCCGCCATCTATTTGCTTATTGCAGGCACATATACGCCGTTTCTGCTCGTTCCTCTCCGGGGAACACTTGGCTTTACCCTGCTTGGTATTGTATGGGGACTTGCAATCGCAGGAATCGTGCTGAAAATTTTCTTCGTTAAGAAGTTTGTTATTTTATCAACACTTGCCTATATCCTGATGGGATGGCTGATTATTATCGCCATAAAACCTCTATATGCATTTTTAAGTCCTGAGGGATTTGCGCTGCTCCTTACTGGAGGACTGCTGTATACGATCGGAGCGATCTTCTATGTATGGAGAAAAATACCATATCACCACGCCATCTGGCACGGCTTTGTTCTAGCCGGCAGTGCAGCAATGTTTTTCTGTGTCCTGTTCTATATACCGGATGTACCATTTATATAG
- a CDS encoding dihydrofolate reductase codes for MISMIVAMDENQLIGRNNDLPWRIPADLAYFKKVTMGHPILMGRKTFDSIGKPLPGRENIVLTRNEQYSHEGVKVIHSLDEVLVNEAYADQNVFIIGGAEIFKECLQSADRLYVTKIYETFEGDTYFPEFKEDLYKIIHREKGPKDEKNPYDFEFIVFEK; via the coding sequence ATGATTTCAATGATTGTGGCGATGGATGAAAATCAGTTAATAGGACGCAACAATGATCTTCCTTGGCGGATACCGGCAGATTTGGCTTATTTTAAAAAGGTTACGATGGGACATCCCATTTTAATGGGAAGAAAAACGTTTGATTCGATCGGAAAACCTCTGCCTGGCAGAGAGAATATCGTTCTTACTAGAAATGAGCAGTATTCACATGAGGGAGTTAAAGTCATTCATTCTTTAGATGAAGTGCTCGTAAATGAAGCTTATGCAGATCAAAATGTCTTTATCATCGGCGGAGCTGAAATTTTTAAAGAGTGTCTTCAGTCAGCAGACAGACTGTATGTGACTAAAATTTACGAAACGTTTGAGGGAGATACTTATTTTCCTGAGTTTAAAGAAGATCTTTACAAAATCATTCATCGGGAAAAAGGTCCAAAAGATGAAAAAAATCCGTATGATTTTGAATTTATTGTTTTTGAAAAATAG
- a CDS encoding thymidylate synthase, with protein sequence MKQYLDLCKHVLQSGIVKEDRTGTGTISTFGYQMRFDLKEGFPLLTTKKLHLKSIIHELIWFLRGDTNVKYLQENGVRIWNEWADENGELGPVYGHQWRSWTGADGQTVDQISKLINQIKNNPDSRRLIVSAWNPADVDEMALPPCHCFFQFYVADGKLSCQLYQRSADVFLGVPFNIASYALLTMMVAHVTDLEPGEFVHTFGDVHIYKNHLEQIDLQLTRDVRELPKMRLNPDVKSIFDFTYEDFTLEGYDPHPHIKGAVSV encoded by the coding sequence ATGAAGCAATATTTGGACTTATGCAAACACGTGCTGCAATCTGGAATCGTAAAAGAAGACCGGACAGGAACTGGAACAATCAGCACATTCGGATATCAAATGAGATTTGATTTAAAAGAAGGATTTCCTCTTTTGACAACGAAAAAGCTTCACTTGAAGTCAATCATACATGAACTAATCTGGTTTTTGCGGGGAGATACGAACGTAAAATACCTGCAGGAAAATGGAGTGCGCATCTGGAATGAATGGGCAGATGAAAATGGCGAGCTTGGTCCTGTATACGGACATCAGTGGCGCTCATGGACAGGGGCGGACGGTCAGACGGTTGACCAGATCTCAAAGCTGATTAACCAAATTAAAAACAATCCTGATTCACGCAGGCTCATTGTGAGTGCATGGAATCCTGCAGATGTCGATGAAATGGCACTGCCTCCATGTCATTGTTTTTTTCAATTTTACGTAGCTGACGGCAAGCTGTCCTGCCAGCTTTACCAGCGTTCTGCAGACGTTTTTCTTGGTGTGCCATTTAACATTGCATCATATGCATTATTAACAATGATGGTGGCTCATGTGACAGATTTAGAACCAGGAGAGTTTGTTCATACATTTGGAGATGTGCATATTTATAAAAATCATCTAGAACAGATAGACCTTCAGTTAACCCGTGATGTACGGGAGCTTCCAAAAATGAGACTGAATCCTGATGTAAAGTCAATTTTTGATTTCACATATGAAGATTTTACATTAGAAGGCTATGACCCGCATCCTCATATTAAGGGAGCAGTCAGCGTATGA
- a CDS encoding toxin: MKINLLVLIISLIAMFSIYQFVFADAPSGSLLEDHSLSSKVSLSSSSALYKMVYVPDHSFSEKDAEVMLNHLNHVHPIILTKALQQNVTIKLFTGKLTDEEGLEHLSGRTPRGYGTESDWDTVPGMTEDNRVFVKIGHSQYGQGHGSVSLELHEFAHAADRNVFSNIRSNPFYLSIWKQEAGLLFSGKTYFERFPEEYFAEIFAMYYLNEKTKDELLHKAPLSYRFISKLHKTVEN, translated from the coding sequence ATGAAAATCAACCTGCTTGTTCTTATCATCTCGCTCATAGCGATGTTTTCAATCTACCAATTTGTTTTTGCAGATGCTCCGTCAGGCAGTCTTCTTGAAGATCATTCGCTTTCTTCTAAGGTCTCGCTATCATCAAGCTCAGCGCTTTACAAAATGGTTTATGTACCAGATCATTCCTTTTCAGAAAAAGATGCAGAAGTTATGCTGAACCATTTAAATCATGTTCACCCTATCATTTTGACAAAAGCTCTTCAGCAAAACGTGACAATTAAATTGTTTACAGGGAAGTTGACTGATGAGGAGGGTCTTGAGCATTTATCAGGACGAACTCCCCGGGGCTATGGAACGGAATCAGACTGGGACACCGTGCCTGGAATGACGGAAGATAATAGAGTCTTTGTCAAAATTGGCCACAGTCAATATGGCCAGGGACATGGATCTGTCTCGCTTGAGCTTCATGAGTTTGCACATGCTGCAGATCGGAATGTGTTTTCAAACATAAGAAGCAATCCTTTTTATTTGAGTATATGGAAGCAGGAGGCCGGCCTGCTCTTTTCAGGTAAAACATACTTTGAACGTTTTCCTGAAGAATATTTTGCAGAGATTTTTGCCATGTATTATTTGAATGAAAAAACAAAAGATGAGCTGCTTCATAAGGCTCCGCTGTCTTATAGATTTATTTCGAAACTTCACAAAACGGTAGAAAACTAG
- a CDS encoding TerC family protein yields MSILQGMLDTYAQFFDWEMWGQVLTDPVSWGLIGTLVILEGLLSADNALVLAVMVKHLPEKQRKKALFYGLLGAYIFRFIAIGVGVFLIKLWWVKIFGAAYLAWLAVKYFMDKSKENAEGEEEQGGINKKGLLIRLFGTFWGTVVAVELMDVAFSVDSVLAAFGVSEQVWVLLLGGVFGVLMMRGVAGVFLKLIDRVPELETTAYILIAFIAIKMGLSVAGVHIEHSVFFIIILVMFAGTFALNYFRKKSSQSNSTGV; encoded by the coding sequence ATGTCAATTTTGCAAGGAATGCTTGACACGTACGCACAATTTTTCGATTGGGAAATGTGGGGACAAGTCCTTACAGATCCGGTTTCATGGGGACTTATTGGTACATTAGTTATTCTCGAAGGGTTATTATCCGCAGATAACGCTCTTGTACTGGCTGTAATGGTAAAACATTTACCTGAAAAGCAAAGAAAAAAAGCGTTATTCTACGGTTTGCTTGGAGCATACATCTTCCGTTTCATTGCTATCGGTGTCGGTGTATTCTTAATTAAACTATGGTGGGTCAAAATATTTGGTGCCGCTTATCTCGCTTGGCTTGCTGTCAAATACTTCATGGATAAATCAAAAGAAAATGCTGAAGGTGAAGAAGAGCAGGGCGGCATTAATAAAAAGGGCCTTCTTATCCGCCTCTTCGGAACATTCTGGGGAACAGTTGTTGCAGTTGAATTGATGGATGTTGCATTCTCTGTAGACAGCGTTCTTGCTGCATTTGGAGTCAGCGAACAAGTCTGGGTTCTTCTTTTAGGAGGAGTGTTCGGAGTACTGATGATGCGCGGAGTAGCAGGTGTTTTCTTGAAATTAATCGACAGAGTTCCTGAACTTGAAACAACTGCTTATATTCTTATTGCTTTTATTGCAATCAAAATGGGATTAAGCGTTGCAGGCGTTCATATTGAGCACTCCGTATTCTTCATCATCATTCTAGTGATGTTCGCAGGTACATTTGCTCTTAACTATTTCCGCAAAAAATCAAGCCAAAGCAACAGCACTGGCGTATGA
- a CDS encoding phosphatidylglycerophosphatase A yields MSKYTIDEMVKTTKEMLNDRGVTLEDIADIVMTLQRKYIPNITLEDCVENVEKVLNKREIVHAVLTGLALDQLAEQNLLPQPLQHLVETDEPLYGIDEIIPLSIVNVYGSIGLTNFGYLDKEKFGIIKALDEHSGNRVNTFLDDLVAALAAAAASRMAHRARDIADGRQTQATI; encoded by the coding sequence TTGAGCAAATACACAATCGATGAAATGGTGAAAACGACGAAAGAAATGCTGAATGACAGGGGTGTTACATTAGAGGATATCGCTGATATTGTGATGACCCTTCAGCGAAAATACATCCCGAATATTACACTTGAAGATTGTGTTGAAAATGTAGAGAAGGTCCTTAATAAACGTGAAATTGTGCATGCTGTGCTGACTGGTCTTGCCCTTGACCAGCTTGCTGAACAAAACTTGCTTCCGCAGCCGCTGCAGCATCTTGTTGAAACAGATGAACCTCTTTATGGCATAGATGAAATTATTCCGCTTTCCATCGTAAATGTATATGGCTCTATCGGATTGACCAATTTCGGTTATTTGGATAAAGAAAAATTCGGAATCATCAAAGCTCTGGATGAACACAGCGGAAATCGCGTGAATACATTTCTTGATGATCTGGTTGCAGCACTTGCCGCTGCAGCAGCAAGCAGAATGGCACACCGGGCCCGGGATATTGCAGATGGCAGACAGACTCAGGCTACTATATAA
- a CDS encoding YpjP family protein, translated as MNKWMRKTLVILFTIATFGLVAPPAALTVEEHSSEDSTAKLTNSDKHFFTDETAYWQQPKESCISTFVEAAEVQSFQKFGDRIGTVIEDEFRQIILPKIEEAIKQYVDEYSDEDIQDLAISKKPADGKGEKIFHLYNKQTGQDVLRFHVRRDHPPKQGYWFNFHYHTHHDSFQKHHELGSIYWNQNMPPNWMTH; from the coding sequence TTGAACAAATGGATGCGGAAAACGCTGGTCATCTTATTTACTATTGCAACCTTCGGATTGGTCGCTCCTCCAGCTGCCCTCACAGTCGAGGAACATTCCTCTGAAGATTCAACCGCTAAATTAACCAACTCAGACAAACACTTTTTTACAGATGAAACCGCTTACTGGCAACAGCCTAAAGAGTCCTGCATTTCAACTTTTGTTGAAGCAGCCGAGGTTCAGTCCTTTCAAAAATTCGGAGACAGAATCGGAACCGTCATTGAGGATGAATTCAGGCAGATCATTCTTCCGAAAATAGAAGAAGCCATAAAACAATATGTTGATGAGTACTCTGATGAAGATATTCAGGATTTGGCCATTTCAAAAAAACCTGCAGACGGCAAAGGCGAGAAAATCTTTCACCTGTATAACAAACAGACAGGACAGGATGTACTTAGATTTCATGTCCGCCGCGATCATCCGCCAAAGCAGGGGTATTGGTTTAATTTTCATTATCATACGCACCACGATTCTTTTCAAAAGCATCATGAACTTGGCAGCATCTACTGGAATCAGAACATGCCGCCAAATTGGATGACACATTAA
- a CDS encoding YuzL family protein produces the protein MSKRKSDPSKSQLGSPEVEGQGTTVSETGRKQSSANKKQKQ, from the coding sequence ATGTCAAAACGCAAAAGTGATCCATCAAAATCACAGCTTGGTTCGCCTGAAGTTGAAGGTCAGGGGACGACAGTAAGTGAAACAGGCCGCAAGCAATCTTCAGCAAATAAAAAGCAGAAACAGTAA
- a CDS encoding class I SAM-dependent methyltransferase, producing MIVTTAGRTNLEMIKLAEEISSDLKAEYKARKKRSIAKMKEEYNSDVLVVGQNRLELHEKGNTDPFFFHPNSAMFRLKRLQKRESDPLIFASDLKEGDRFLDCTLGLGSDSIIASYAAGETGMVTAAEANHLVAYLVEKGLSKWETGMEEFDKSMRRIQVVGMNHAEYLQSLDTNSYDVVYFDPMFEEQIDESHGIEHLRSLSVHQEITEDIIKEAKRVAKKRVVLKNHYKSSAFEKLGFHVYKRKSAKFHFGVIEIKDS from the coding sequence TTGATTGTAACAACAGCAGGCAGGACAAATCTTGAGATGATCAAACTAGCGGAAGAGATTTCTTCTGATTTAAAAGCTGAATATAAAGCCCGAAAAAAACGATCCATAGCCAAAATGAAGGAAGAATATAATTCGGATGTACTCGTCGTAGGGCAGAACCGGCTGGAACTCCATGAGAAAGGGAATACAGATCCTTTCTTCTTCCATCCTAATTCAGCCATGTTCCGTCTGAAACGATTGCAAAAAAGGGAGAGCGATCCTTTAATTTTTGCATCAGATTTAAAAGAAGGAGATCGTTTTTTAGATTGCACATTGGGACTTGGATCCGACAGTATAATAGCAAGCTACGCGGCTGGTGAAACAGGAATGGTCACAGCAGCTGAAGCGAATCATCTCGTTGCTTACCTCGTTGAAAAAGGTCTCAGCAAATGGGAAACAGGAATGGAAGAATTTGATAAAAGTATGCGCAGAATCCAAGTTGTAGGAATGAATCATGCAGAATATTTACAATCCTTAGACACAAATTCATATGATGTTGTCTATTTTGACCCAATGTTTGAGGAGCAAATAGATGAATCACACGGGATCGAACACTTAAGGTCCCTGAGTGTGCATCAGGAGATTACAGAAGACATTATCAAAGAAGCAAAACGGGTGGCTAAAAAAAGAGTTGTTTTAAAAAACCATTACAAAAGTTCCGCTTTTGAAAAACTTGGCTTTCATGTTTATAAACGAAAATCAGCGAAATTCCATTTTGGTGTGATAGAAATAAAAGATTCGTGA
- a CDS encoding BrxA/BrxB family bacilliredoxin — translation MSMAYEEYMRQMVKPMRAELSNAGFNELTTDEDVKAFMERAEGTTLVVVNSVCGCAAGLARPAATQAVMQAEHAPDNLVTVFAGQDKDATAAMREYFEGYEPSSPSMALLNGKDVVHFIPRHEIEGSSIEHIMENLLNAFEANK, via the coding sequence ATGTCAATGGCATATGAAGAATATATGCGTCAAATGGTGAAGCCAATGCGCGCTGAGCTTTCGAACGCAGGGTTTAACGAATTAACAACGGATGAAGATGTAAAAGCATTTATGGAACGTGCTGAAGGTACGACATTGGTTGTTGTGAATTCTGTCTGCGGTTGTGCAGCAGGACTTGCAAGACCGGCTGCCACTCAGGCTGTTATGCAGGCAGAGCATGCACCAGATAATCTGGTGACAGTTTTCGCTGGACAGGATAAAGATGCTACAGCTGCGATGAGAGAGTACTTTGAAGGCTATGAACCTTCATCTCCTTCTATGGCACTTCTTAATGGAAAAGATGTGGTTCACTTTATTCCTCGTCACGAAATTGAAGGCAGCTCAATTGAACATATCATGGAAAATTTATTAAATGCATTTGAAGCTAATAAATAA